A genomic segment from Lutzomyia longipalpis isolate SR_M1_2022 chromosome 3, ASM2433408v1 encodes:
- the LOC129794320 gene encoding outer dense fiber protein 2-like: MRRQLSAGGRPSSSRPYHKCELSPYDKNYRGCIKSDQRDLIFEHQRVAKMSRRDLEDSYISLCDEHFTLKRENHANQEKIKRLITKLLRITSFDIKSTSNRSRETLSVEERVQLRIFDLEMQNSQLREKLCGICKKYGLPLPSTRPASEMRDHFGLSLDRHNSGSRLTFDDPTQSPKDAKSVANGVEKSSNDEESLTGHKERIEELTNELESLKEELKDEHRKNKELFNQVSELRLRKHIAENVQLIHIREKLDELKKEFKSKSDKMDEIIKQSATALSEEKRKNGELQKKLTEQAEKSERFSRQITELEDSKRLVEELREQLTEAESEKQSLKTQQERFSMLLKETSTKSEKFHVLQTKNDALQASLDEAKSSVIALLHSKSELVEKIVSLQNDYDRISVELEGFRSRAQFLTEENESLNEKLHKITIGQEALHVGKELLAPKVCESGAKMCTSIMSTTSDGSRSDTSVSLTSDAFAVSSDIPSTARNMDSFESRKRLEVLDRAAYYQPCSLPSPESTIDDLRLPPK; this comes from the exons atgcGACGCCAACTTTCAGCAGGAGGAAGACCCTCCTCAAGTAGACC GTACCACAAATGCGAACTATCGCCGTACGACAAAAACTACCGGGGTTGCATTAAATCTGACCAGAGAGATCTAATCTTTGAGCACCAGCGTGTGGCTAAAATGTCCAGGAGAGACTTGGAGGATAGCTACATCTCCCTCTGCGATGAACACTTCACCCTGAAGAGAGAGAATCACGCTAATCAGGAGAAGATCAAGAGACTAATCACTAAGCTACTGAGGATTACATCCTTTGACATTAAGAGCACATCCAATCGCAGCAGAGAGACCCTTTCCGTGGAGGAACGTGTCCAGCTGAGAATATTCGACTTGGAGATGCAAAATTCCCAGCTAAGGGAGAAACTTTGTggtatttgcaaaaaatacgGCCTTCCTCTGCCCTCTACGCGTCCAGCATCGGAAATGAGGGATCATTTTGGGCTGAGTCTCGATCGTCACAATTCCGGGAGTAGGCTTACCTTCGATGATCCCACACAGTCACCCAAAGATGCAAAAAGTGTCGCCAATGGAGTGGAGAAATCTTCAAATGATGAGGAATCTCTCACGGGACACAAGGAGAGAATTGAAGAACTAACAAATGAGCTTGAGAGCCTCAAGGAAGAACTAAAGGATGAGCATAGAAAGAACAAAGAACTCTTCAATCAGGTCTCTGAATTGCGACTCAGGAAGCACATTGCTGAGAATGTTCAGCTGATTCACATCCGGGAAAAATTGGATGAGCTCAAGAAGGAATTCAAGAGTAAATCCGACAAAATGGATGAGATTATTAAGCAAAGTGCAACGGCGCTCAGTGAGGAGAAGCGCAAGAATGGGGAGCTGCAGAAGAAACTCACGGAACAAGCTGAGAAGAGTGAAAGATTCTCCAGGCAAATTACAGAGCTGGAGGATTCAAAGAGACTCGTTGAGGAATTGCGAGAACAACTGACGGAGGCGGAATCTGAAAAGCAATCCCTGAAGACACAGCAGGAGCGCTTCTCAATGCTCCTCAAGGAGACATCGACTAAAAGTGAAAAGTTCCACGTGCTACAGACGAAGAATGATGCCCTACAGGCAAGTCTCGATGAAGCCAAATCCAGTGTTATTGCTTTGCTGCACTCAAAGTCCGAACTGGTGGAGAAGATTGTCTCCCTGCAGAATGACTACGATAGAATCTCCGTGGAGCTGGAGGGCTTCCGGAGTCGTGCACAATTTCTCACGGAGGAAAATGAGAGCTTAAATGAGAAACTGCACAAGATCACAATTGGTCAGGAAGCCCTACATGTGGGCAAGGAG TTATTGGCGCCAAAAGTGTGTGAAAGCGGAGCAAAAATGTGCACGTCGATCATGAGCACTACAAGCGATGGATCGAG ATCCGACACATCTGTCTCCCTCACTTCCGATGCATTTGCCGTGAGTTCCGACATTCCCAGCACAGCCAGGAATATGGATAGTTTTGAGAGTAGGAAGAGATTGGAAGTTCTGGATAGGGCAGCGTACTACCAACCTTGTTCCCTGCCATCTCCCGAAAGCACCATTGATGACCTAAGATTGCCACCAAAGTGA